The following is a genomic window from Candidatus Cloacimonadota bacterium.
ACATATAGAGAAGTTTTTCAGAGCTTGTTTTGCCCATTTCGGAGTTAAATTTGGGTTTTTCGATCCATTTTTGTTGAGCGTCAATAAAATTGAAGGTTGTGAAATGGTTAAACTAAAATCGAGTTTTTAGAGGGGACTCGTGTATAAAATATATTTAAGTAATAATTTGACAGGAAAAAGAAAAATAATTTTATTCGTAGCAATTCAGAAATGGAGACGGTATGAAAATATTGGCGATTGATGATAACAGGGACAATATAATAACTTATAATGCTTTAATTTCACACTTGTTGCCAGATTGTAAAGTTTACACTGCAATGAACGGCAAAGATGGAATCGAAAAAGCGAAACGTGAACAACCCGATACTATTTTACTCGATGTGAAAATGCCAGAAATGGATGGATATGAAGCATGTAAAATATTAAAAACAAATGAAGAGACGAAGCACATTCCAATTATTATGATTACTGCAATTCGAACTGATCCTGAATCTCGCATTAAAGGTTTCAAAGCCGGAGCTGATTCATTTATTGGAAAACCGATAGATGAAGGAGAATTAGCTGCGCAGATAAATGTGATGCTGCGCATAAAAAAAGCAGAAGATAAATTGCGGCAAGAAAAGAAGAATCTGGAAACTCTTGTAGAAGAAATTACTCAGGAAGTTATCGAGAATCAGATACGAATGCAGATTCTTATCGATAATATTCCAGGAATTGTGTATCGTTGCGAGATTCATCCACCATGGCGAATGCAATATATTAGTAAAGAAGTTGAGAATATTACAGGATATAAACCTCAAGAATTTATCGACAGGAAGATAAACTGGAAAGATATCATTTTGCCAGAAGATAACAGCATAGTTTATGATGCAATACAGGAAGCATTGGGTTTGGGTAAGGAATTTGATATAGTTTATCGCATCATAAAACGAAATGGTGAGATTTTATGGGTACACGAAAAGGGAAGAAGTACGATTAAAAAAAATCATAACGACCCGGTTCTGGATGGAGTAATTTTTGACATAACTGAAACCAGAAAAGCTCAAAAAGAATTAGAATTAAAAAGTAAACACCTTACTTCTTTATTTGATAATCCTTCTGGATATATTTTATATAGAACCAGATTGGATAGAAACACCGGAAAAATAAATGTAGTTCATGTAAGTCCATCTTTTGCAAAAGTGCTGGGAATAAGAGAAGAAGATAAATTTGATTTTGAGAAATGGTTTACTCATGTTCATTCTCAAGATCTTCCTGAAGTATTGGCTGCAAATGAAGCAGGAATAAAACCTCCCTATAAATTTGAACAGATTTTTCGTTACGATCATCCTGAACTGGGAATTCGCTGGTTGGAAGTCCGTGCTACTGGGATGCCTTATGAAGACACCGAAATCATTGAATATGCAAATGGCATAATTTTGGATATTACTGAGCAGAAGAAAGCTGAGCAGAAATTAAAAAATTCTTTGAAAGAAAAAGAAGTTTTACTGGCAGAGATTCATCATCGGGTAAAGAATAATCTACAGGTAATATCCAGCCTGATTAGTATGCAATCACGAGCTATCAAAGATGAAGATTCTTTAAATAAATTTCGAAATACCGAATATCGCATTCGAACAATGTCGATGATCCATCAGAAATTGT
Proteins encoded in this region:
- a CDS encoding PAS domain-containing protein, with protein sequence MKILAIDDNRDNIITYNALISHLLPDCKVYTAMNGKDGIEKAKREQPDTILLDVKMPEMDGYEACKILKTNEETKHIPIIMITAIRTDPESRIKGFKAGADSFIGKPIDEGELAAQINVMLRIKKAEDKLRQEKKNLETLVEEITQEVIENQIRMQILIDNIPGIVYRCEIHPPWRMQYISKEVENITGYKPQEFIDRKINWKDIILPEDNSIVYDAIQEALGLGKEFDIVYRIIKRNGEILWVHEKGRSTIKKNHNDPVLDGVIFDITETRKAQKELELKSKHLTSLFDNPSGYILYRTRLDRNTGKINVVHVSPSFAKVLGIREEDKFDFEKWFTHVHSQDLPEVLAANEAGIKPPYKFEQIFRYDHPELGIRWLEVRATGMPYEDTEIIEYANGIILDITEQKKAEQKLKNSLKEKEVLLAEIHHRVKNNLQVISSLISMQSRAIKDEDSLNKFRNTEYRIRTMSMIHQKLYQEGDFEKINFKIYIGSLTDFLMNAYKISKLNIDLILNIDESIELNINKSIPMALILNELFSNSLKYAFPDGQNGKINITMQKEKGKLNFQYKDNGVGIEKSKINKESLGMSLIEILAAQLEANVNLEITDGIRYQLIFKG